The genomic DNA CAGAACGGCATGATCACCCAGATCGCACCGGCCGTCCACGACACTGCCCAGTATCAGGCGGCCATGACCGAACTGCGCCTCAATGACGCCTTCGACGCCGTCTGGGACCAGGTGCGCCAGCTGAATGTCTATCTGGAAGAGGTCAAGCCCTGGGCTTTGGCCAAGGCCGGCGAAAAAGAGGCCTCGCATCTGAACGAGGTCTTGGCGTACGCCGCTGGCAGCCTTGTCCATATTGCCGACCTGCTTCTGCCGTTCCTGCCCGACACTGCCGAATCAATCCGCCGCACCTTCACCGCCGATGTCATCACTACCGGCGATGTGCTCTTTCCGAAAATTTACAAGCATACGCCTGATCCCAAGCTGACCCACAAGACGCCTGCTGCCACGGCGAGCCGTGCAGCATCTGCACAGGCGGCTGCACAAGCTGCACAGCCCGCTGCTCCCGCGCCCGCTCCGCACAATCCGGCGCCGACGGCCGCTCCGGAGCCCGTGCAACTGCCCCCGCCGCCGCCCGGCGTCATCCAGCCTGCTCCATCCCAGCCATTGACACCTGTTGGTCCCGCACAGCCGCCCGCCGCTCCTGCGGCCACACCGCCGGCCGCTCCGCAACCATCCGCCGCGCCACCAGCCGAACCCCAGCGATAAGCCGATGTTCACCGATACCCATTGCCACATCCACGAGGATGATTATCCGCTTGACCCCGAGGCGGCCTACACCCGCGCCATGGCCGACGGTGTCGACCGCCTGCTGTGCGTCGGCACCAGCGCCGATAGCAGTGCCCGCGCCATGTCCTTCGCTGCCGCGCACGCCGGTGTCTGGGCCGTCATCGGCATTCACCCGCACGAGGCGGCCAAATTCGGCGCGGCCTTAGGCGTCTTTGGTGGGTCAAACGGCGGCTGGGCAGCCATCCAGGAGTTGGCGCTGACCAATCCGGCCAAACTGGTAGGTATCGGCGAGTGCGGCCTGGATTACTATTACCATGATGACGAAGATGACCGGCAGCTCCAGCGCGACCTCCTGCGTCAACACCTGGAGCTGGCCTCCGCCCTGCAGCTGCCGGTGTCGTTCCATGTCCGTGACGCCTTTGACGATTTCTGGCCGATTTTCGATGAGTTCAAGGGCATCAGGGGCGTCTTGCACAGCTTCACAGACTCTAGTGACAATCTGGCCAAAGCCTTGGAACGGGGATTGTACATAGGGGTGAACGGCATCAGTACCTTCACTAAGATCCCAGAACAGATCACCATGTTCTCCTCAATACCGTTGGAAAAATTACTACTAGAAACCGATGCGCCATACTTGACACCAAAGCCGCTTCGTGGTAGTATAAATGAGCCAGCGTTCATTACGCATGTGGCACGCTCCCACGCCGCTCTCCGCGGCATCCCGGTGGAAGCTGTTGCCACCGCTACAGATCGGAACGCTACTTCACTCTTTTCAATTTAGTCAAAACAAACTGACAAACCGTTAAAGGCGTGCAATTAACTCTTAATGCATGGAGATTTAACCGTGTCCGAACAACGTACAGCCCCTTCAGATGGTATCTTCCACCTGCCGGCCCAGCCGGAAGATGGCGGGATTTCTTCTGAATACATCCAGGGCGGCATCATGCAAGCCGAGCAATTTGCCAACGGGTATGCTGCCTCCACTCCAGAGGCAGTGCCGGCACCGGCAACAGCCGAAGACCAGGCCCTGGCCGCCGCAGCTGCCGCAGAAACCGCCAAGGCATATGCAATGTCCGAGGCCAGTGTGGTCCGCACCCCGCGGGTCGTTCAGGCTGGTGGCGAGCATGTGGTCATCTCGGTCCGCGATAACGTCATCACCGGCCGGCCGCTTGAAACTGAATATGATCACGACGCCCATGAGCAGGAGACTGCTGCTGCCGAAGTGCGTGAAGCAGTCGGCCTGACCGCCGGTATCATCGCCCGCCGCCAAGGCCTGATCGACCCGCTGCGCGACTCCTTGGATGATGACGATCCCGACCGTCGCGCCGGCACCTGGAACGGTCTGGTCACCTCTGGAGAACGGTCATGATGCTCAAGAAACTGGTCAATCTGTTCGTCGGCGACACCAGCACAGTGCCGAATATCCGCCGTTCGACCCGCAAATACTCCGAGCGCGACCTGCTGCGCAAAGAATCGCTGATCGGCCGCCAGCTGTTCGGTGAGGTGCCGCAGGGTCACCAACGCGAGTTCTTCTGCCTGGACGAGCGGACCTGGATCTGGTACGAAAAATGGATTGATCCTGCCACCAAGAAAGAGCAGGAGCAGACCACCCGCTACGAATTGCACACCAACGGCATCATCAAGATCCAGGCAGGGCAGCCGTACAAGGTCATCGAAGGCGAGGAGCTGACGAACCTGGTCGGTGCCATGCGCCTGTACAACCAGCGTGTCTCCGAGGAAGTCTATCACCTCGATCCGGCTACCAAC from Candidatus Saccharibacteria bacterium includes the following:
- a CDS encoding TatD family hydrolase gives rise to the protein MFTDTHCHIHEDDYPLDPEAAYTRAMADGVDRLLCVGTSADSSARAMSFAAAHAGVWAVIGIHPHEAAKFGAALGVFGGSNGGWAAIQELALTNPAKLVGIGECGLDYYYHDDEDDRQLQRDLLRQHLELASALQLPVSFHVRDAFDDFWPIFDEFKGIRGVLHSFTDSSDNLAKALERGLYIGVNGISTFTKIPEQITMFSSIPLEKLLLETDAPYLTPKPLRGSINEPAFITHVARSHAALRGIPVEAVATATDRNATSLFSI